The genomic window ATCTGATCGTCGGCTACCTCGCCATCCGGGTGGCCTTCGGCGACGGCGGTGCTGCCGACCAGTCCGGGGCGCTGGCGACGTTGGCGACCAAGCCAGGTGGGCCCGTGGCGCTGTGGATCGCCGCCGCCGCGTTGCTGACGTTGGGTCTGTGGCGGTTGATCGAGACCTTTCTCGGGCGGGCCACGGATCGAGCCCGGGACGGCTCATCGTCGTCGGGTGCGCTGGACCGGGCAAAGGCCTTCGGAGTCGCCGTCGTCTATCTGGCCTTCGCCTACTCCACCTTCGGGTTCGCCCGGGGCGCAGGGAAATCCGCCAGCGAGCAGAACTCGACGGTCAGTGCACGGCTGATGCAGCACACCGCGGGTACCCTCGCGCTGATCGCCTGCGGCCTGATCATCGTCGGAGTCGGTGTCTACCACATTCACAAGGGCGCCAGCCGCAACTTCCTCGACGACCTGCACGGCAGGTCCGGGAACCTGCTGCGGCGATTGGGCATCGTCGGCTACATCGGCAAGGGCGCGGTGATCGCCGGGGCCGGCGCGCTGGTCGTCGTTGCCGCGTTGCGCTCGGAGCCCAAGAGAGCCACCGGACTCGACGGCGCGCTCAAAACCCTTGGGGCCCAGCCTTACGGGACCGCGCTGTTGATTGCCGCAGGGCTGGGGATCATCACCTACGGCCTGTATTGCTTCGCGTTGGCGAGGCGAACCAAGATGTGAGTGACCGGACGCGCGACTTAACGCACCGACCGGTTACGCAACCGGTCCAGAACACCTCGCACCGCGTGCTCGGTGGCTGACAGCGGCGACATCAGGGTTTCGCTCATGGTCACGATGTCATCGATCCGCGCAACGATGGCTTCCACCGGCTCGACGAGCACCAGGAGCCGCTTGGCGAGGTCGTCCAGGCTGGACATGGTGCGGTCGAGATGATCCAGCCCACTCTCCAGACGTTCAACTGTGGCGTTCAGATTCGACAGTGAATTGTTCAGTTCATTCATCGTGTTGCTCAGACCATCGAGCACGTCTTCGACCTGAAC from Mycobacterium kubicae includes these protein-coding regions:
- a CDS encoding DUF1206 domain-containing protein; the protein is MSDNASSITAAQVAQNSVFERVARAGFVASGLLHLIVGYLAIRVAFGDGGAADQSGALATLATKPGGPVALWIAAAALLTLGLWRLIETFLGRATDRARDGSSSSGALDRAKAFGVAVVYLAFAYSTFGFARGAGKSASEQNSTVSARLMQHTAGTLALIACGLIIVGVGVYHIHKGASRNFLDDLHGRSGNLLRRLGIVGYIGKGAVIAGAGALVVVAALRSEPKRATGLDGALKTLGAQPYGTALLIAAGLGIITYGLYCFALARRTKM
- a CDS encoding ATPase; the encoded protein is MTHMADRTARNGPERSRLKTLTQAALNADKTVVQVEDVLDGLSNTMNELNNSLSNLNATVERLESGLDHLDRTMSSLDDLAKRLLVLVEPVEAIVARIDDIVTMSETLMSPLSATEHAVRGVLDRLRNRSVR